A genomic segment from Ptychodera flava strain L36383 chromosome 19, AS_Pfla_20210202, whole genome shotgun sequence encodes:
- the LOC139119320 gene encoding uncharacterized protein C5orf34 homolog, producing the protein MAVSNMPMMTQMLLFGNDAAQITYSDGSQLQLSPCGAAFVHTKQVRHTDHPLQDLHRVQQRTQFVTSEFKGKVLEALEFRNRFAERPYICAELLDENDIVNVHSDVDHFRWPVEADPGSVKVHQDGSVCVTAMDGHASLTLAPQQQEFTVKYLAKVGAILTRDAGSTHGRIPMGRANRFLDADMEMDGSFTGMLQNQLSKRCKDEGLPGNKGKADAEDEGTRSDKQNKSEQNKSPKIFYYWMIQHFSVAACPRRWEHALKLVSSVLPGNNANEVNADGMQINSSDDSQGNQEKMSVSKEREKRSTGGKVITSLPPTTLTLSCRASHLHKWNSVPPPGISVLDDVYNVRQEKLKIIYVDGVVYRLNWAVPPSIEVCPGDGSMIRSKGPTGCFFRHYRYTNSAVEERVYSTENPPPDTARLQYSIRNLINQASRLYYHMTHQSFAIIETESTCCWKVKPTLIQPTVPSPASLLEETQVPELGRFSAFTDGRVRIVFADRTMLDMKWDFTKRLKKQDADNSGFLDEVCDIENDPPHPSLSLPKIRAHQTVPNGACRLLLPNGQYQLVSLHQPCGFYRYVSVAMEWAAWVNSSPNERLDFYQGRVTEFNKARAVNAELKKIETFNYLLENTHIPSRHNLGPLPGSQIDSSKSHGGIEAIPGPRVGPAMIQEVLKRTSQTINDISSILDKK; encoded by the exons ATGGCTGTTTCTAACATGCCTATGATGACACAGATGCTTCTCTTTGGCAACGATGCTGCTCAGATAACCTATTCAGACGGCTCACAGTTGCAGCTTTCACCGTGTGGTGCTGCCTTTGTGCACACCAAACAGGTCAGACACACAGATCATCCACTGCAAGACTTACACAG AGTGCAGCAGAGAACACAGTTTgtgacaagtgaattcaaagGCAAGGTGCTGGAGGCCCTTGAATTCAGAAATCGATTTGCAGAGAGACCTTACATCTGTGCGGAGCTGCTTGATGAAAATGATATAGTG AATGTGCACAGTGATGTTGATCACTTCCGATGGCCGGTGGAGGCTGATCCTGGTTCAGTGAAAGTCCATCAGGATGGCTCAGTGTGTGTCACTGCAATGGACGGCCATGCCAGTCTGACTCTAGCTCCACAACAACAAGAATTCACTGTGAAGTACCTGGCCAAAGTCGGCGCTATACTTACGAGGGATGCAGGAAGTACTCATGGAAGAATTCCAATGGGAAGAGCAAACCGTTTCCTTGATGCAGACATGGAAATGGACGGTAGCTTCACTGGTATGCTTCAAAATCAGTTGTCCAAGAGATGTAAGGATGAGGGGTTGCCAGGCAACAAAGGCAAGGCTGATGCTGAAGATGAGGGTACACGCAGTGATAAGCAGAACAAAAGTGAGCAAAACAAATCACCAAAGATATTCTATTACTGGATGATTCAACACTTTTCAGTCGCAGCATGTCCAAGACGATGGGAACATGCCTTGAAATTAGTATCAAGCGTGTTACCAGGCAACAATGCAAATGAAGTTAATGCAGACGGCATGCAGATAAACAGCAGTGATGACTCACAAGGGAATCAAGAAAAGATGAGTGTTTCAAAAGAGAGGGAGAAACGGTCTACAGGAGGCAAAGTCATCACTTCTTTGCCGCCAACAACTCTGACCCTGAGCTGCCGtgcatctcatttgcataagtgGAACAGTGTTCCCCCTCCAGGTATTAGCGTTCTGGATGATGTTTACAATGTGCGGCAAGAGAAGCTGAAAATAATCTATGTGGACGGTGTGGTTTACAG GTTAAACTGGGCTGTACCACCTTCAATTGAAGTTTGCCCAGGGGATGGCTCTATGATACGATCAAAAGGACCCACCGGATGTTTCTTCAGGCACTATCGTTACACAAACTCAGCAGTGGAGGAGAGGGTGTACTCCACTGAAAATCCACCCCCTGACACGGCAAGACTGCAATACTCCATCAGGAATCTCATTAACCAGGCATCCag GCTGTATTACCACATGACACATCAAAGTTTTGCCATCATTGAAACAGAATCCACATGCTGTTGGAAG GTCAAACCAACCCTCATACAACCGACTGTACCCTCGCCAGCATCATTGCTAGAAGAGACTCAGGTACCAGAGCTGGGCCGCTTTTCTGCCTTCACTGATGGCAGGGTCAGAATTGTGTTTGCTGACAGGACCATGCTGGACATGAAGTGGGATTTCACCAAAAGACTAAAGAAACAAGATGCAGATAACTCTGGTTTTCTAGACGAA GTCTGTGATATAGAAAATGATCCACCTCATCCATCACTGAGTCTACCCAAGATCAGAGCTCATCAAACAGTTCCCAATGGCGCCTGTCGTCTCTTACTTCCCAATGGGCAGTATCAGTTAGTTAGTCTTCACCAGCCCTGTGGCTTCTACAG GTATGTTTCAGTGGCTATGGAATGGGCAGCCTGGGTGAATAGCTCACCAAATGAGCGATTAGATTTCTATCAAGGCAGGGTCACTGAGTTCAACAAGGCAAG GGCTGTCAATGCAGAGCTAAAGAAGATTGAAACATTTAACT